In Macadamia integrifolia cultivar HAES 741 chromosome 13, SCU_Mint_v3, whole genome shotgun sequence, one DNA window encodes the following:
- the LOC122060042 gene encoding glucosamine inositolphosphorylceramide transferase 1-like: protein MGSGPVSGSSSISSNSNSCCDMSLKCWCRWRWDHCFLSSTFAFFLCSFFLFGFVASFFVWLTFSPYERPALYSLGCQEDREGSWSIGIYYGDSPFSLEPIESKNVFKEETAAWPIANPVVTCASLSDAGFPSNFVADPFLFVQGDTLYLFYETKNSVTLQGDIGVAKSIDKGASWQQLGIALDEDWHLSYPYVFSYHDQIYMMPESSQKGELRLYRAINFPLQWTLDKVIMKRPIVDAVVINYNRNYWLLGSDHSGFSSKKNGELEIWYSSSPMGPWKPHKQNPIYNTDKSYGARNGGRPFIYNGNLYRIGQDCGESYGQRVHVFKVEVLNKDEYKEVEVPLGIEEAKKGRNAWNGARYHHLDVQQLSSGRWVGVMDGDRVPSGDSVHRLILGYVAFATVAVLTVLVGVLLGAVKCILPLSWCPHSSVKRSDSFSAWEWERSHLFSSKLTRFCTRMNRTSAFVRGRIKPNTCAGKSVLSVISVIWVALICVGVRYIYGGCGGEDSYPYKGSYSQFTLVTMTYDARLWNLKMYVKHYSRCSAVREIVVVWNKGQPPELSDLDSVVPVRIRVEQQNSLNNRFRVDPLIKTRAVLELDDDIMMTCDDIERGFKVWRENPDRIVGFYPRLINGSPLKYRDEKYARTHRGYNMVLTGAAFIDSEVAFKRYWSEEAKAGREVVDKYFNCEDVLMNFLYANASSSRTVEYVKPAWAIDTSKFSGAAISRNTQVHYQIRSNCLLKFSEMYGSLANWKWEFGGRRDGWDV, encoded by the exons ATGGGTTCTGGTCCTGTGAGCGGTAGTAGCAGTATCAGCAGCAACAGTAACAGTTGCTGCGATATGAGTCTCAAGTGTTGGTGTAGGTGGAGATGGGATCATTGTTTCCTTTCTTCGACTTTTGCTTTCTTCCTCTGCTCTTTTTTTCTGTTCGGATTCGTGGCTTCCTTCTTCGTTTGGCTTACTTTCTCCCCTTATGAACGCCCTGCTCTCTATTCGCTTGGTTGTCAAGAAGACAGAGAAGGATCATGGTCGATCGGCATCTATTATGGAGACTCACCATTCTCTTTGGAACCCATTGAGTCT AAGAATGTGTTTAAGGAAGAGACCGCAGCTTGGCCTATTGCAAACCCTGTAGTCACATGCGCTTCCTTGTCGGATGCTGGTTTCCCAAGCAATTTTGTGGCTGATCCGTTTCTCTTTGTTCAG GGGGATACCCTTTATTTGTTTTATGAGACCAAGAACTCCGTCACCTTGCAAGGAGATATTGGGGTTGCAAAAAGTATTGATAAGGGTGCATCATGGCAGCAATTAGGCATTGCCTTAGATGAGGATTGGCATCTCTCTTATCCTTATGTTTTCAGCTACCATGATCAA ATATACATGATGCCTGAGAGCAGTCAGAAAGGGGAGCTTCGTCTCTATCGAGCAATTAACTTTCCTCTTCAATGGACGCTGGACAAGGTTATCATGAAGAGGCCCATAGTGGATGCGGTTGTTATAAACTATAATCGTAATTACTGGCTTTTGGGGTCAGATCACAGTGGTTTTAGCAGCAAGAAGAATGGGGAATTGGAAATCTGGTATAGTAGCTCACCAATGGGTCCTTGGAAACCCCACAAGCAGAACCCTATTTACAACACAGATAAGAGCTATGGTGCTCGGAATGGCGGCAGGCCATTTATATATAATGGAAACCTCTACCGTATTGGTCAAGATTGTGGTGAATCATATGGGCAGCGAGTGCATGTATTCAAGGTGGAGGTTCTTAATAAGGATGAATACAAGGAAGTTGAAGTTCCACTAGGCATAGAAGAGGCCAAGAAGGGCCGAAATGCTTGGAATGGTGCTCGTTACCATCACCTAGATGTGCAACAACTAAGCTCTGGACGGTGGGTTGGGGTTATGGATGGAGATCGGGTTCCTTCAGGAGATTCTGTCCATAGATTGATCCTTGGTTATGTTGCATTTGCGACTGTAGCTGTACTCACTGTACTAGTGGGGGTGTTGCTGGGTGCTGTCAAGTGTATTTTGCCCCTCAGCTGGTGTCCACATAGCTCAGTGAAGAGAAGTGATTCCTTCTCGGCCTGGGAATGGGAGCGCTCACATTTATTCTCTTCCAAGCTGACACGATTCTGTACTCGGATGAACAGGACAAGTGCATTTGTCAGAGGCCGGATAAAGCCCAACACTTGTGCTGGAAAAAGTGTCCTCTCGGTAATATCTGTGATATGGGTAGCACTAATATGCGTGGGGGTTAGATACATATATGGTGGCTGTGGTGGAGAGGACTCTTACCCATATAAGGGTTCTTATTCACAGTTTACACTGGTAACAATGACTTATGATGCTCGTCTATGGAATTTGAAGATGTATGTTAAACATTATTCAAGGTGTTCAGCAGTAAGAGAGATTGTTGTGGTGTGGAACAAAGGTCAACCTCCTGAACTAAGTGACTTGGACTCTGTTGTTCCCGTCAGGATCAGAGTAGAGCAGCAGAACTCACTGAACAATCGATTCAGAGTAGATCCGCTGATAAAAACACGGGCTGTTCTTGAACTTGATGATGACATTATGATGACATGTGATGATATTGAACGAGGGTTCAAGGTGTGGCGTGAGAATCCTGATAGGATAGTTGGGTTCTATCCACGTCTAATTAATGGGAGTCCATTGAAGTACAGGGATGAGAAGTATGCCCGTACTCACAGGGGGTATAACATGGTATTGACAGGGGCTGctttcattgatagtgaagtagcaTTTAAGAGGTACTGGAGTGAAGAAGCAAAGGCAGGGAGGGAGGTGGTAGATAAGTATTTCAACTGTGAGGATGTGCTTATGAATTTCTTGTATGCAAATGCGAGCTCATCAAGGACAGTGGAGTATGTGAAGCCAGCATGGGCGATTGACACATCTAAGTTTTCTGGGGCCGCAATCAGCCGGAACACTCAGGTGCACTACCAAATAAGAAGCAATTGCCTTCTTAAGTTCTCAGAGATGTATGGGAGTCTGGCTAATTGGAAATGGGAATTCGGTGGTCGGAGGGATGGTTGGGATGTATAG